Proteins from a single region of Tumebacillus amylolyticus:
- a CDS encoding homoserine dehydrogenase — MERRVVKVGLLGLGTVGSGVVKMLRQNSEELAQKCGYEIEIQRILVRDLDKKRGVEVDRALLTRDVRDILDDANIQVVIEVMGGEGETRDIVLESLLSGKHVITANKDLIALHGAHLHHAADSQNVELLYEAAVAGAIPIVRVLKQSFAGDNVREVMGIVNGTTNYILSKMTQENASYEDALREAQALGYAEADPHADVSGLDAARKMAILASISMRQAVPLADVKLQGIEGVTSEDVAEAKALGQVIKLIGRARREGDSIEVSVSPMRLPEEHPLAKVNDSFNAVYVYADALGEAMLYGRGAGEMPTASAVVGDLHAVLRGRKFAAGQLELIARWA, encoded by the coding sequence ATGGAACGCAGAGTGGTGAAAGTCGGATTGCTGGGCTTGGGCACCGTCGGGTCCGGCGTGGTGAAGATGTTGCGGCAGAATTCGGAAGAGTTGGCACAGAAATGCGGGTACGAGATCGAAATCCAGCGCATTCTCGTGCGCGATCTGGACAAGAAACGAGGCGTTGAGGTAGACCGCGCCCTGCTCACTCGCGATGTGCGGGATATCCTCGACGATGCGAACATTCAAGTGGTGATCGAAGTCATGGGTGGCGAAGGCGAAACGCGGGACATCGTGCTGGAATCTCTGCTCTCCGGCAAGCACGTCATCACCGCCAACAAAGATCTGATCGCCCTGCACGGCGCGCACTTGCACCACGCAGCCGATTCTCAAAACGTGGAACTGCTCTACGAAGCGGCCGTCGCCGGCGCAATCCCCATCGTGCGCGTCTTGAAGCAGTCGTTTGCGGGGGACAACGTGCGCGAAGTCATGGGCATCGTCAACGGCACCACGAACTACATCCTCTCCAAAATGACGCAGGAAAACGCCTCCTACGAAGACGCTCTGCGCGAAGCACAAGCCCTCGGTTACGCAGAAGCCGACCCGCACGCCGACGTCTCCGGACTCGATGCCGCGAGAAAAATGGCGATCCTCGCCTCGATCTCGATGCGCCAAGCGGTGCCGCTGGCAGACGTGAAACTCCAAGGCATCGAAGGAGTCACGAGTGAAGACGTCGCCGAAGCCAAAGCGTTGGGACAAGTGATCAAACTGATCGGCCGTGCGCGACGGGAGGGGGATTCCATCGAAGTCTCCGTCTCGCCGATGCGTCTGCCCGAAGAGCATCCGCTTGCGAAAGTCAACGACAGCTTCAACGCGGTCTACGTGTACGCCGATGCACTCGGCGAAGCGATGCTCTACGGACGCGGAGCCGGTGAGATGCCGACCGCCAGTGCCGTCGTCGGTGATCTGCACGCCGTCCTGCGCGGTCGCAAATTCGCGGCCGGGCAACTTGAACTCATTGCGAGGTGGGCGTAA
- a CDS encoding GDSL-type esterase/lipase family protein, protein MKNKSWSWRIVSTLALLSALIFGVGFVMAIIGPKGTTSAAEMTDTLQQKNDAAPAAAATAQNPQTYPIVALGDSLTKGVGDKNGKGYVGYLKDKLDQQGRSVSVQNLGVSGLESPELLKTVQSAGTKSILKDAKLILISIGGNDMTHSVGDISQILTSASIDETKFLTAQERYTKNLDGILKSVRTSNPDAPILVVGTYNPFEGIVEDTAKMNALLDGWNANAITVVQKYPNAKVVPTFDIFEWNTDRLLAGDHFHPNENGYEKMAERLLQALPKSIL, encoded by the coding sequence TTGAAAAATAAATCTTGGTCGTGGAGAATCGTCTCTACGCTTGCCCTGCTCAGTGCTCTTATCTTCGGCGTCGGTTTCGTGATGGCCATCATCGGCCCCAAAGGAACGACTTCCGCCGCTGAAATGACCGATACGCTTCAACAGAAAAACGACGCCGCTCCGGCCGCCGCCGCGACGGCGCAGAACCCGCAAACCTACCCGATTGTCGCACTTGGTGACTCGCTGACCAAGGGCGTCGGGGACAAAAACGGCAAAGGCTATGTCGGCTATCTGAAGGACAAGCTCGACCAGCAAGGCCGCAGCGTCTCCGTTCAGAACCTCGGCGTCTCGGGACTTGAATCTCCGGAGTTGCTCAAAACGGTGCAAAGCGCCGGCACGAAGTCGATCTTGAAGGACGCCAAGTTGATTTTGATCTCCATCGGCGGCAACGACATGACGCACTCTGTGGGGGACATCTCGCAGATTCTGACCTCCGCGAGCATCGACGAGACCAAGTTCCTCACCGCACAGGAACGCTACACCAAAAACCTCGACGGCATTCTAAAAAGCGTTCGCACCAGCAACCCGGACGCTCCGATCCTCGTCGTCGGGACCTACAACCCGTTTGAGGGTATCGTCGAGGACACCGCGAAAATGAACGCCCTTCTCGACGGCTGGAACGCCAACGCGATCACCGTCGTGCAAAAGTACCCCAATGCGAAAGTCGTCCCGACGTTCGACATCTTCGAATGGAACACCGACCGCTTGCTGGCGGGCGACCATTTCCATCCGAATGAGAACGGATATGAGAAAATGGCAGAGCGACTGCTCCAAGCGCTTCCGAAGTCGATTTTGTAA
- a CDS encoding ABC transporter ATP-binding protein, with protein MQKTIGKRTIIRNITFDVHQGEVFGFLGPNGAGKTTTIRMIVGLIAPTAGRIYIGGHDVRTNFIEAMRNVGCIVENPELYKYMTGWQNLEHFAAMLGDVSHERIHEVVQQVKMDARIHDKVKTYSLGMRQRLGIAQALLGRPKLLILDEPTNGLDPAGIRELREFIRELAAQEGLAVFVSSHMLAEVQMMCDRVAILSGGEIVKVTSVEEIVANGVNRVEWNVEPADVASAVLEQQVGADGVKQIGTTKLVASLTQDQTAVVNRKLIEAGCNIYSVTIQNQLEELFLEITGGETIA; from the coding sequence CTGCAGAAAACGATCGGCAAACGCACGATCATTCGAAACATCACCTTCGACGTCCATCAGGGCGAAGTGTTCGGATTTCTCGGACCGAACGGAGCCGGCAAGACCACGACGATTCGCATGATCGTCGGTCTCATCGCGCCCACAGCCGGACGCATCTACATCGGCGGTCACGATGTGCGCACGAATTTTATTGAAGCGATGCGCAACGTCGGATGTATCGTCGAGAACCCGGAACTCTACAAATACATGACCGGCTGGCAGAATCTCGAACATTTTGCCGCCATGCTCGGCGATGTATCTCATGAACGCATCCACGAAGTCGTCCAACAAGTCAAGATGGACGCCCGCATCCATGATAAAGTCAAAACCTACTCGCTCGGCATGCGTCAACGTCTGGGGATTGCACAAGCCTTGCTCGGACGACCGAAGCTCTTGATCTTGGACGAGCCCACCAACGGACTCGACCCCGCCGGGATTCGCGAGTTGCGCGAGTTCATTCGGGAACTCGCCGCTCAGGAAGGCTTGGCGGTCTTCGTTTCCTCGCACATGCTCGCCGAAGTGCAGATGATGTGCGACCGCGTGGCGATTCTCTCCGGCGGCGAGATCGTCAAAGTCACGTCTGTCGAAGAGATCGTGGCAAACGGCGTCAACCGCGTGGAATGGAACGTCGAACCGGCCGACGTTGCTTCTGCCGTTCTTGAACAGCAAGTCGGTGCGGACGGCGTCAAGCAGATCGGCACTACGAAATTGGTCGCTTCTCTAACGCAAGACCAAACCGCCGTCGTCAACCGGAAGTTGATCGAGGCCGGCTGCAACATCTACAGCGTCACGATTCAGAACCAATTGGAAGAACTGTTCTTGGAAATCACAGGAGGTGAGACGATTGCGTAA
- a CDS encoding ABC transporter permease: MRNLLALTRNETLKVLRKRRFFVVVLILLCLIPLFAYGQYTSEQRLLAKVGTSDWKAQLQQQITETEHRMQSSYLPDEQKKILALQVEQQRYYLDRNINPKSTGATTFTRFFMQYGVSLFLPLLVIVVATDIVSSEHAEGTIKLLLTRPVKRWKILLSKYLTLLIYTTLTVMITLVSCYLISGLFFGYQGWDAPMFTGFQISGGTFDATHAKAIPHWQLLLMNYGLGWISTIVVATLSFMVSVLVRGTAAGMGVMLAVLIGGNILVQLAADFPVAKYIFTSHLRLTDYVNGTPLPIPDVTLPFSLAVLGVWLVGGLIISFTTFTRRDVLA, encoded by the coding sequence TTGCGTAACCTCCTCGCTCTGACGCGCAACGAGACGTTGAAAGTCTTGCGCAAGCGCCGTTTCTTCGTCGTCGTGCTGATCTTGCTCTGCTTGATTCCGCTGTTTGCCTACGGACAATACACTTCAGAGCAACGCCTGCTCGCCAAAGTCGGGACCTCCGACTGGAAAGCGCAACTCCAACAGCAGATCACGGAGACCGAACACCGCATGCAGTCCTCCTATCTGCCGGATGAGCAGAAAAAAATCCTCGCCCTGCAAGTCGAGCAGCAACGTTACTACCTCGACCGCAACATCAACCCGAAATCGACCGGGGCGACGACGTTCACGCGATTCTTCATGCAATACGGCGTTTCGCTGTTCCTCCCGCTGCTCGTCATCGTCGTGGCGACCGACATCGTGTCGAGTGAGCACGCCGAAGGCACGATCAAACTTTTGCTGACCCGCCCCGTCAAACGGTGGAAGATTTTGCTCTCGAAGTACCTGACCTTGCTGATCTACACGACGCTGACCGTGATGATTACGCTGGTGTCTTGTTACCTCATCTCCGGGCTGTTTTTCGGCTACCAAGGTTGGGATGCTCCGATGTTCACCGGATTCCAAATTTCCGGCGGCACATTTGATGCCACGCATGCCAAAGCGATTCCGCACTGGCAACTTCTGCTCATGAACTACGGTCTCGGTTGGATTTCCACCATCGTCGTGGCGACGTTGTCGTTCATGGTCTCCGTTTTGGTTCGCGGCACGGCGGCCGGTATGGGCGTGATGCTCGCCGTCTTGATCGGCGGCAACATCCTCGTGCAGCTGGCGGCCGACTTCCCGGTTGCGAAGTACATTTTCACCTCGCACCTGCGTTTGACCGATTACGTGAACGGCACACCGCTGCCGATCCCGGATGTCACCCTCCCGTTCTCTCTCGCCGTTCTCGGTGTATGGTTGGTCGGCGGGTTGATCATCTCGTTCACAACGTTCACCCGTCGCGACGTGCTGGCCTAA